The Spirosoma foliorum genome has a window encoding:
- a CDS encoding arylsulfatase: MKPSFIVFSVLGLFVAGGLFPSFIPQQATPIRPNIIYIYADDMGYAELGCYGQQKIRTPYLDQLAREGMRFTQHYTSMPVCAPARCMLMTGKHGGHSYIRGNYEMGGFADSLEGGQMPLYPGAFTVGRMLQQSGYKTACIGKWGMGMANTTGNPNEQGFDYFYGYLDQKQAHNFYPTHLWENGKPDRLNNPVIDVHRKLTPETATPEAFAYYRGNDYAIDKMAQKAQAFVRENKNRPFFLYLPFTVPHVSLQAPEAAVKEYIGKFDDNRPYLGQQGYASTPYPRATYAGMITYMDKQIGQLMQLLKDLKIDENTIVMFSSDNGATFNGGVEAAYFNSVANLRGLKMDVYEGGIREPMLARWPGKIKAGQVTGHVSVQYDLLATLAELIGYKQPITTDGLSFLPTLLGKTASQKQHAFLYWEYPEKGGQLAIRMGNWKGVKTNVRKNRTGSWELYDLGNDVSESTNLAAQHPELLRQFDAIVAREHSPTHVNEWEIVNPKTTTN; the protein is encoded by the coding sequence GTGAAGCCAAGTTTCATTGTATTCAGTGTATTGGGTCTATTCGTGGCTGGAGGGCTATTCCCGTCCTTTATACCCCAACAAGCAACCCCTATTCGGCCAAATATCATCTACATCTATGCCGATGATATGGGCTACGCTGAGTTGGGATGCTATGGCCAGCAGAAAATCAGAACGCCATACCTGGATCAGCTGGCTCGTGAGGGCATGCGGTTTACGCAACACTATACCAGTATGCCCGTTTGCGCCCCCGCTCGCTGTATGCTGATGACAGGCAAACATGGCGGACATTCGTACATACGGGGAAATTACGAAATGGGTGGCTTTGCCGATTCGTTGGAGGGTGGACAAATGCCGCTGTATCCGGGTGCGTTTACGGTGGGCCGAATGCTCCAGCAGTCGGGCTACAAAACGGCCTGTATCGGTAAGTGGGGAATGGGAATGGCCAATACCACGGGTAATCCGAACGAGCAGGGGTTCGATTATTTCTACGGCTACCTGGATCAGAAACAGGCGCATAATTTCTACCCCACGCACCTGTGGGAAAACGGCAAACCCGATCGCCTGAATAATCCGGTCATTGATGTACATCGAAAGCTGACACCCGAAACCGCCACGCCGGAAGCTTTTGCGTATTATCGGGGCAACGACTACGCTATTGACAAAATGGCTCAGAAAGCGCAGGCCTTTGTGCGCGAGAATAAAAACCGTCCATTTTTTCTGTATCTGCCCTTCACGGTACCGCACGTTTCGTTACAGGCACCAGAAGCTGCCGTTAAGGAGTATATTGGGAAATTCGATGACAATCGGCCCTATTTAGGCCAACAGGGATATGCTTCAACACCGTATCCACGGGCCACCTATGCAGGCATGATTACCTATATGGATAAGCAGATTGGGCAGTTGATGCAATTGCTGAAAGACTTGAAAATTGACGAAAACACGATTGTCATGTTCTCCAGTGATAATGGGGCTACGTTCAATGGGGGCGTAGAGGCTGCTTATTTCAATAGTGTCGCTAACCTGAGAGGCTTGAAAATGGATGTATACGAAGGGGGTATCCGGGAGCCGATGCTGGCTCGCTGGCCCGGAAAGATAAAGGCTGGTCAGGTTACGGGCCATGTTTCCGTGCAATATGATCTGCTGGCTACCCTCGCCGAGCTAATCGGGTATAAGCAACCCATCACGACCGATGGCCTTTCGTTTTTGCCAACGTTACTGGGGAAAACGGCTTCCCAAAAACAACATGCTTTTCTATACTGGGAATATCCCGAAAAGGGCGGTCAACTGGCCATTCGGATGGGCAATTGGAAAGGCGTAAAAACCAATGTGCGTAAGAACCGGACAGGTTCGTGGGAACTGTATGATTTGGGGAATGATGTCAGCGAAAGTACCAACCTGGCAGCCCAACACCCTGAACTGCTCCGACAGTTCGACGCTATCGTTGCTCGTGAACACAGCCCTACGCATGTCAACGAGTGGGAAATTGTAAACCCTAAAACCACAACTAACTAA